From Geotalea uraniireducens Rf4:
GCCCAAAATAATAACATGACGGGAGGGGCGATTGTTGTGCCGCCCCTCCCGTAGTAAGTGAGTTTCAATCGTCATGCAGAAGTCAATGCTCTTTGAAAACTATTTATAAATACGATAGGTGTAATCTCTTTTAACGATTATTCCGATTTGACTTTCAGTAAGTGAGTTTGTTACGGTGTCGCTTTTGATTTCGGCAAGTTGGCACTGAACATTGTTCCCCTTTGCGGGACTTATTTTACTGAAAGGAGCAGAATCCATGAAAAGAGGAATCGTAATATCTTTCGTGGCGCTCATGGCGCTGGCAATAACGGTTTTGGCGGGGTGCGGCAGCAGTGTGACCGAGAAGACACCGGCAGCTCCGGTAGCAAAAGCGTACAGTGACCCTACCATGGCTACAGACGCGGCAACCCTCAAAGCATCGCTCGGCAAAGCCGGGACTGTCATTATCGATGCCAGGTCGGCTTCGGCATTTAGCGCAGGCCATATACCTGGAGCGATCAATGCCGTCTGGCAGTCCTTCGCTACGGTAGGAACCGGAGTTCCGGGAGATGCAAACTGGGGAGTTTTGAAAACAGCTGCCGAAATCGGGATCGCACTTGGCAACCTGGGTATTGATGCATCTACGGAGGTTATCGTCTATGCAGATGCTCCCGGAGGCTGGGGAGAGGATGGCCGTATACTCTGGATGCTGCGCATGGCCGGCGTAACCAAGTCCAAGCTGCTCAATGGCGGATTGAATGGGTGGAAGGCGGCCGGCTACGGCCTCACCACGGCGGCAACGCCGGCGCCCGCACCGACAACATTGTCCATTGCATCATTTACAGGCGATTATGTCGTTGAAAAGGCCTGGATTCTCGCCAACATGGCCGGAAGTGACGTCAAGATCATTGACGCCCGAGACCCGGAGGAGTTTGCAGGTGCTGTCAAGTATGGTGAAAAGCGTGGAGGTCACTTGCCGGGCGCTATAAACATGCCTTTCAATACAGCCCTCTATACCAACAATCCAGCCAATCCAGGAATCATCAAGAGTCAGGATGAATTGGAGGCGCTCTTCACGGCTGCCGGAATCAAGAAGACGGATACCATTGTAAGCTACTGCACCAAGGGTATCCGTTCCGGCCTGATGACGATGATTCTGCGTATGGCAGGCTACAGCAAGGCGGTCAACTATGACGCGTCATTTTATGAATGGGCCGGCGACGCAACGCTCCCGGTTCAATAACAGATCATATTTACCAGGTTAATCAGATGTATTGCCGTAAAGAGGGCGCCAAATATTGGCGCCCTCCTTACTTCACCTTGAGGGGATTCTTATGAAAAAACTTGTTCAATCATCAATTGTGGCCATTCTGTTTGTGACGGCATCCGCCACTGCCAGCCTGGCCGGCGCCTGGACCGCCAAACAGCATGCCTTCTACGAAAAGCTGGCCTTCAACTACTACTATTCCCACGAGACCTTCGATTCGTCGGGCAACCGCAATGGGACGCCCAATAACGGGAAATTCACCGATTACGACATCTGCAATTACTTCGAGTATGGGCTGTTCGACAACCTGACCGTGATCAACTCGCTGGCCTACAAGTGGCTGGAGAACGACAATAACTTGGCCCGCACCAAGGGTTACGGCCTGGGAGACGTGGACCTCGGGTTGCGCTACAAACTGCTGGACAGCGAGAAGATCGGCATCGTTGCCACGCAACTGCTCGTCAAGATTCCGGGGACATATGATAAAAAGGACCCGTTGCCGCTCGGCAACGGCCAGTTTGACACGGAAATCCGGCTGCTCTACGGCCGTTCGCTCTATCCGCTGATCCCCGGTTACGGCAACGTGGAGTTCGGCTACCGCTGGCGGGCCGAGGGCCCTTCCGACGAGATCCGCTATCTTGTTGAATTCGGCGTGGACGTTACCAGGGATTTTTACACCCGCGCCAAGCTGGACGGGACCCTCAGCGTGGATAACGGTAAAAAACTGGACGGCAGCGGCAACCCCACGGCTACCAACAACTTCGACCTCGGCAAGCTGGACCTGACCGTTGGTTACAAGGTTACTCCGGCATGGGGGGTGGAGATCAGCTATCGGCCAGACATCTACGGACAAAATATCGCGGCCGGCGCGAATTATTCCCTTGCGCTCTATTTCAAGACACCATAGTTCTGCATTGTCAGATTCAAAGGCAAATCCCCCTCAATCCCCCTTTTGTAAAGGGGGAAGCATTTAGATCCCCCCTTTATGAAAAGGGGAAGCATTTAGATCCCCCCTTTATGAAAGGGGGGGAGGGGGGATTTGCCGTTAAGGTCGCTAATCAAGAAAAAACAGGACATTACCATGAGCATTATCACTAACAACCATCTTCGCCCCGGTCTGCAAGAACAGATTGCCGCAACAAAATCGGGTTGCACCAATTGCGGCGAATGCGTCCGGGAGTGTGCCTTCCTCAAGAAATATGGCACACCCAAATCTATTGCAGACAGCTTCGATGCAATTGATCCAAAATCCCTTGCTCGCTCCTTCGAGTGCAGCCTGTGCGGGCTCTGCTCGGTGGTCTGTCCGGAACAGCTCGATCTGGACGGACTGTTTCTGGAGATGCGGCGCGAGGCGGTGGACCGGGGCTTCGGGGACTACCCGGAGCATTCACCCCTGCTGACCTACGAACGGCTGGGAACATCCCGCCGTTTCAGCCTGTACCGGTTGCCCCAAGGGTGCACGACGATCTTCTTCCCCGGCTGCTCCCTGTCCGGCACCCGCCCCGATGGCGTCAACAGGGTTTTCGCCGAGCTTCAGAAGACTGATCCAACCGTGGGTATCGTCTTTGACTGCTGTTTGAAGCCGTCCCATAGCCTGGGGCGCGAGCAGTACACTGGCGCCATGTTCGAGGAGATGAACAACTGGCTTGTGCAGCAGGGGGTGAAAGAGGTGCTGGTGGCATGCCCCAACTGCCAGGTGATGTTCACCTCGCTAGGCCAGGGGCTGAAGGTGAGAACCGTCTGGGAGTCCCTCGCCGAGTCCGGACTGCAGCCGGAAGGAGTGTCCGGTACGGTGACGGTTCATGACCCCTGTGTTATCCGCGATGCACAACCGGTGCATCAGGCCGTGCGTACCCTGCTCAATCGCCAGGGACTGATGGTGGAGGAGATGCCCCATTCCGGCAGAACCACCGTCTGCTGCGGTCAGGGGGGGGCGGTCAACCTGCTGAACCCGCAACTGGCCGCTTCATGGGGAGAACTGCGCAAAAGAGAGGCGGCCGGCAGGAGAATCATCACCTACTGCGCCGGCTGTGTCCAGGCCCTGGGGGGGCACACGCCGACCAATCACCTGGTGGATATCCTGTTCGCCCCGAATCAGACCCTGGCCGGAAAGAAAAAGGGCGCCGGAGCCCCCTTTACCTATCTGAACCGGCTTCGACTCAAAAGAGCCTTTAAACGCAAGGAGGGATATGCAGTGACACGAGAACGAACATTTGTACCGGAACAGGGGCAGCCAAAGAAACGCTCCTGGAAACCGCTGATCTTTCTGGTCTTGCTGGTGGCAGCCGTCGCCGGCGTGCACCTGTCGGGAGCGGCCCAGTATCTTCAGCAGGAAAAATTGCAGGCATTGATTGCCTCGTACGGAGTCCTGGCCCCGGCTATTTACATCCTGCTTTATGCCCTGGCGCCGGTATTGTTCCTGCCCGGCCTGCCGATCACCATTGTGGGCGGTATTCTGTTCGGCCCGGTCTGGGGCGTGGTTTATACCATTACCGGCGCGACCATCGGCGCCTCTCTGGCATTTCTGGTTGCGCGCTACGTGGCCCGCGACTGGGTGGCAGCCAAGTTGACCGGGCCCACGTGGGAAAAGCTCGACAGCGAAGTGGCCCAGCACGGCTGGAAGGTGGTGGCCTTCACACGACTGATTCCGGCCTTCCCCTTCAATCTGTTGAACTACGCCTTCGGACTGACCAAGGTCCCGTTTGTTCATTATATGGTTGCCACCTTTGTCTTCATGCTGCCTGCCTGCATCGCCTTCATCGTTTTCTCCAGCTCATTGCTGGGGCTGATCAAAGGCAAGGTTTCCCCGACGGCTCTGCTGGGCATCGGCCTGATTGTGCTGGTGTCGCTGATTCCGGTGGTCTACCGGCGCTTCAAGGGGCGTCAGGCGGCCGAGGCGGAAGCTGAGTGATAGCGGCGCCCCCCGACATAGCTCTGATCATACCGGCCAGGAACGAGGAACTCTCCCTGCCGGGAGTGCTCGGGAATGTGCCGACTGAGATCACGCGGGTTGTGGTGGTTGACAACGGATCGACAGACGCGACGGCACAGGTTGCCGCTGAATATGGCGCCCATGTCGTCACCGAACCGGTGGCCGGTTACGGCAGGGCCTGCCTGGCCGGATTGGCCTTTCTGCGGAACGATCCGCCGGACATCGTGGCTTTTGTCGATGCCGACGGCAGCGATGAGCTGTCGCGCCTGCCCGACCTGATCGCCCCGGTTTCCGTCGGAGAGCAGGAACTTGTGCTGGGGCGGCGGATTCCGGTTGTCACGGCGGCGCTTAGTTTTCAGCAGCGCTTCGGGCACCTGCTGGCCACCGTGTTGATACGTCTGTTTTGGAGATACCGCTACAGAGACCTTGGTCCGATGCGGGTCATCAGTTGGATGGCGCTGAATCGGTTGAATATGGCTGACCAAGCTTTCGGCTGGACGGTGGAAATGCAGGTCAGGGCACTCAAACATGGGCTGCGGATACGGGAGATTGACGTCCCTTATCATCAGCGCACTGCCGGAAAGTCAAAGATCAGTCGGACGATCACCGGTACGGTCAAGGCCGGGAGCACTATTCTGTGGGTTATCGGCCGTGAATTGGTGCACGGGTTACAGCATAAAAGACAAGAGGCAGCGGCAGCAGACACGGTTATTACTGCCGAGCAGGCACAATAAAGGAGAATAACGCCATGCAGATTATTGCAAAGTTTATACAGCAGGCAAAACGAGCCGGTTTACATCATGTAATCATGGTTTTATTGATGGTAGTAACGGTAATCGTTTCCTGTTTCTCGGCTGCCACGGCGGCCGATCTGAGACTGATCGATGCAGCTGCGTTGAAGGGTAATTCAGCAAAATGGGTCATACTTGATGCCCGTCCCAAGGCCGACTGGGAAACCGGCCACATTCCGGGAGCCATCCAGTTTTCATGGGACAATTATACCCGCACCGACGCCAAGGGGGTAAAGTACAGCTCTTTTCCACCCCAGGAACTGGCCGTAGCACTGGCCGGACTGGGGATTGACGAAAAGACCCCGGTAGTGGTGTACGGGGACGCCGACAAGAGCTGGGGCGGCGAAGGGTATAATATCTGGTTGCTTTCCTGGCTTGGTCACAAGGGACCCATCCGGCTGCTGAATGGCGGCATCCAGGCCTGGCGCAACCAGAATTTGCCTCTGGCCAAGGGGCCGGAAAAGCCTGCCGCCAAAAAGGCCCGTTACCAGGTGGATCTCAAGCCCCCGTACATCGTCTCCACGGAAGAGGTGCAGAAGGGAAAAGGTTCTTTTGTGCTGGTTGATGTCCGCTCGACCTTTGAATGGATCAAAGGCAGGATACCCGGCGCCATTCATATACCCTGGGAGGATTTTTACACCGGCAAGGATCACCACCCGCTTCCTCCGGCGGAACTGAAAAAGCTGCTTGCCAAGCATGGCGTGGATACCTCCAAACCGGTGGTTTATTACTGCCTGGGCGGGGTGCGCTCTGCCTACGCCTGGACGGCCCACCAGTTGGCAGGGCTGCCTGAAGCCCGCAACTACAAGGGAAGCTGGGCAGCCTGGGAGAAGCGGGCGGGGCAGTAATTTGAATGTATGATTTTCGTAGGGGCGATCCCTTGTGGTCGCCCGATTTTGACGTCGGTGGTGCTGCCAGCAGGGCGGGCACAAGACCCGCCCCTACAGGAACGCTGAAATGAGTTTTTTAATATGTCGAATCGCACACTGCCTGATACTGTCTGCCCTGCTGCTTGCTCTGTCAGTCATGGCATGTCATGCAGTCGAATCCAGGTCAAAAACGCCAACGTCCAGCGCCAAAAAGAAGCTGCTGCTGTTCGCCAAGAATCCTGCCACCTGGGCCATTGTCAAGGGGGGCGCCAGCGGCAAGATGGTCTACCGCGAGTCATCCGGCGCCTTCAGCCTGAGTGCTGCCGGCCTCCGCCCCCGTTCGGCCTACGCCATGATAAGGTACGCCGATGCTCCTCCAAAAGCCGAGATTCTCGCCCGGGGAGAGAGTGATGTTCGCGGCAATCTGGAACTGAACGGAGTCTGGCGAAACTGGACCAGAAAGTTCTGGCTTGTGTCGGGCGAGGATGTGGTGGGCTTGCCCGGTGAAGCCGGTTCGCTCCGCGCCTGGCGGCCGGAACGCTATCTTTTCGAGGAAAAACAGATCGGCATACCCTGCCAATGCCCCGAACCAGAGGAACCTTAATGACAGCAATGTTCAAAAAGAAAGTCGAGGCGGTGGATGACCGCTTCACCACATTCCATAGACTGGAAACGCTCCAGGTGAATCTGGGCGATCTCTGCAACCTGAGTTGCGCCCACTGTCATCATCATGCCTCGCCGCAAGGCGCCCGGATCATGGGCCGGGACGTCATGGAAAAGATCACTGCGTTCCTGGCGCGGCATCCCGGTCTGACGCTGGACATAACCGGCGGCTGCCCGGAAATGAACCCGGACTTCCGGTACTTCGTCGAGGCATCGGCAGGACACGCCGCACGTCGCATCATCCGCAGCAATCTGGCCATTGCCCTTGAACCCGGCATGGAATGGCTGCCTGACTTTTATCGCGAACAGGCGCTGGTGGTGATGGCGTCGCTTCCCTGCTACGAAGCGGAGAACGTGGAGAAACAGAGGGGAGGCGGGGTCTTCATGCAAAGTATCGAGGTGTTGCGGCGCCTCAATCGGCAGGGCTATGGCAGCGAACTGGAACTCCACCTCGTCCATAACCCGGGCAACGGCTCCGTGTCCGGATCACGTGATATGCTGGAGCAGCATTACCGTACGGAACTTCTACAGCGTTTTGGTGTCAGCTTCAGTCGGCTCCACTGCATGAACAATACCCCCATCGGACGTTTTCGGGACAACCTGGAGCGCAGGGGAACCTATCAGCGCTATATCGAGCATCTGGCGGAAAAATTCAATCCGCTGGCCACAGAGCAAATCATGTGCCGAACGCTGGTCAGTGTCGGCTGGGATGGGGTGCTATACAACTGCGACTTCAATCTGGCTGCCGCATTGCCGTTGCAACGGGCGGATGGCTCGCTCGTGACCATCGACCATGCCGACGAGGCGATTGTCCCCGGCAGCGGAATCCGGATGGCTGCGCACTGTTTCAGTTGCACCGCCGGCGAGGGTTCGGGGTGCGGCGGGTCATTGGCTGCATCCGGCAACAAGGTATATGGATCAGCGAACAGCAATGATCAGGGCGTGAGCGCATGCTGTCAGCAATAATACCGGTCCTGACCGCTATCCATTTTGCCGCGCTGCTCGGCCTCTGCCTGTACGGGGTGCACCGGCTCTGGCTGATTTATTGCCTGTACATGCCAAAAGGAAGCGAGAGGTCGACCCCGGCCCCTTTTGCCGCACCCGAAGAGTTCCCATCGGTCACTGTACAACTGCCGCTTTACAACGAGCGCTTTGTGGCGGAACGCCTGCTGGATGCCGCAGCCGGTCTTGACTGGCCCCGTGAGCGGCTCGAAATCCAGGTGCTGGACGATTCGGACGACGACACCTGCCGGCTGGTGGACCAGCGGGCTGCCTGGTGGCGGAAGCAGGGTGTCGCCATCACCGTGGTGAGAAGAACCAGCCGCGACGGCTACAAGGCAGGGGCGCTTGCCAACGGCCTTGCAACGGCACATGGTGAATACATAGCCGTCTTTGATGCCGACTTCA
This genomic window contains:
- a CDS encoding sulfurtransferase; amino-acid sequence: MKRGIVISFVALMALAITVLAGCGSSVTEKTPAAPVAKAYSDPTMATDAATLKASLGKAGTVIIDARSASAFSAGHIPGAINAVWQSFATVGTGVPGDANWGVLKTAAEIGIALGNLGIDASTEVIVYADAPGGWGEDGRILWMLRMAGVTKSKLLNGGLNGWKAAGYGLTTAATPAPAPTTLSIASFTGDYVVEKAWILANMAGSDVKIIDARDPEEFAGAVKYGEKRGGHLPGAINMPFNTALYTNNPANPGIIKSQDELEALFTAAGIKKTDTIVSYCTKGIRSGLMTMILRMAGYSKAVNYDASFYEWAGDATLPVQ
- a CDS encoding VTT domain-containing protein, translating into MSIITNNHLRPGLQEQIAATKSGCTNCGECVRECAFLKKYGTPKSIADSFDAIDPKSLARSFECSLCGLCSVVCPEQLDLDGLFLEMRREAVDRGFGDYPEHSPLLTYERLGTSRRFSLYRLPQGCTTIFFPGCSLSGTRPDGVNRVFAELQKTDPTVGIVFDCCLKPSHSLGREQYTGAMFEEMNNWLVQQGVKEVLVACPNCQVMFTSLGQGLKVRTVWESLAESGLQPEGVSGTVTVHDPCVIRDAQPVHQAVRTLLNRQGLMVEEMPHSGRTTVCCGQGGAVNLLNPQLAASWGELRKREAAGRRIITYCAGCVQALGGHTPTNHLVDILFAPNQTLAGKKKGAGAPFTYLNRLRLKRAFKRKEGYAVTRERTFVPEQGQPKKRSWKPLIFLVLLVAAVAGVHLSGAAQYLQQEKLQALIASYGVLAPAIYILLYALAPVLFLPGLPITIVGGILFGPVWGVVYTITGATIGASLAFLVARYVARDWVAAKLTGPTWEKLDSEVAQHGWKVVAFTRLIPAFPFNLLNYAFGLTKVPFVHYMVATFVFMLPACIAFIVFSSSLLGLIKGKVSPTALLGIGLIVLVSLIPVVYRRFKGRQAAEAEAE
- a CDS encoding glycosyltransferase family 2 protein → MIAAPPDIALIIPARNEELSLPGVLGNVPTEITRVVVVDNGSTDATAQVAAEYGAHVVTEPVAGYGRACLAGLAFLRNDPPDIVAFVDADGSDELSRLPDLIAPVSVGEQELVLGRRIPVVTAALSFQQRFGHLLATVLIRLFWRYRYRDLGPMRVISWMALNRLNMADQAFGWTVEMQVRALKHGLRIREIDVPYHQRTAGKSKISRTITGTVKAGSTILWVIGRELVHGLQHKRQEAAAADTVITAEQAQ
- a CDS encoding sulfurtransferase, with translation MQIIAKFIQQAKRAGLHHVIMVLLMVVTVIVSCFSAATAADLRLIDAAALKGNSAKWVILDARPKADWETGHIPGAIQFSWDNYTRTDAKGVKYSSFPPQELAVALAGLGIDEKTPVVVYGDADKSWGGEGYNIWLLSWLGHKGPIRLLNGGIQAWRNQNLPLAKGPEKPAAKKARYQVDLKPPYIVSTEEVQKGKGSFVLVDVRSTFEWIKGRIPGAIHIPWEDFYTGKDHHPLPPAELKKLLAKHGVDTSKPVVYYCLGGVRSAYAWTAHQLAGLPEARNYKGSWAAWEKRAGQ
- the arsS gene encoding arsenosugar biosynthesis radical SAM (seleno)protein ArsS (Some members of this family are selenoproteins.), translated to MTAMFKKKVEAVDDRFTTFHRLETLQVNLGDLCNLSCAHCHHHASPQGARIMGRDVMEKITAFLARHPGLTLDITGGCPEMNPDFRYFVEASAGHAARRIIRSNLAIALEPGMEWLPDFYREQALVVMASLPCYEAENVEKQRGGGVFMQSIEVLRRLNRQGYGSELELHLVHNPGNGSVSGSRDMLEQHYRTELLQRFGVSFSRLHCMNNTPIGRFRDNLERRGTYQRYIEHLAEKFNPLATEQIMCRTLVSVGWDGVLYNCDFNLAAALPLQRADGSLVTIDHADEAIVPGSGIRMAAHCFSCTAGEGSGCGGSLAASGNKVYGSANSNDQGVSACCQQ